From Woronichinia naegeliana WA131, the proteins below share one genomic window:
- the feoB gene encoding ferrous iron transport protein B — protein sequence MTCHTVSTNVDVTKAVKRVVLMGMPNTGKSTFFNRITGSSAFVGNWPGITVSFLQAQVKINGELTEFVDLPGIYDLSGFSEDEKVVRRFLEKYPVDLAIIVLNASQLDRQIRLPLQFQVLGIPAVVILNMVDEAERYGIKILADELGQRLAMPVCLMSAKYGRGYTRAYQAICQSLAAESVPVAIADTTNHLSELANITAESLETVLQATVFMPSQMAITLTNRLDQILLHPLFGLPLFFAGMFGVFWLIWQFGLPSQDLMDQLTGWLQATFIAPLVKPLPELMQSFLVDGLWGGIATIASFVPLLVLFFMVMAVLEDSGYLSRSAYLMDAFMARLGLDGRSFVMHMMGFGCNVPALMGTRVMRSQALRWLTMLVIPFSLCSARLQVFVFILAAVLPGTQGAIALFSLYILSFVAAIVTAFSFQGVFKNSEPFVLELPPYRLPTAQQVLLRGWGEVKQFLTRASGFIAFGCVAIWTITHIPPGATGIHTLGGQIGEFLQPIMRPIGIDPYLTLALIFGIIAKEVVLGSLAVIYGLNAEAVNQYLTANLTWIQAYSFCIFCLLYTPCLTTFVTILNESKSWRFSLFSLVFSLVLAWICSFVFYQSALLLSTL from the coding sequence ATGACCTGCCATACTGTAAGTACTAATGTTGATGTAACCAAGGCGGTTAAACGGGTTGTCCTCATGGGAATGCCCAATACAGGAAAATCAACTTTTTTTAATCGCATTACCGGATCCTCAGCCTTTGTTGGTAATTGGCCAGGGATTACGGTTAGTTTTTTGCAGGCCCAGGTCAAAATTAATGGTGAGCTAACAGAATTTGTCGATTTGCCGGGCATTTATGATCTGAGTGGTTTTTCAGAAGATGAAAAAGTTGTCCGACGTTTTCTCGAAAAATATCCCGTCGATCTGGCCATTATTGTACTCAATGCTTCCCAGTTAGATCGTCAGATTCGTTTGCCGTTGCAATTTCAGGTTTTGGGAATTCCGGCGGTGGTGATTCTCAATATGGTGGATGAGGCCGAACGCTATGGTATTAAGATTCTGGCAGATGAGTTGGGCCAACGGTTGGCCATGCCAGTTTGTCTGATGAGTGCCAAATATGGACGCGGTTATACCAGAGCCTATCAGGCCATTTGTCAGTCCTTGGCGGCTGAATCGGTTCCTGTAGCGATCGCCGATACGACGAACCATTTATCAGAACTCGCCAATATTACGGCGGAATCCCTAGAGACAGTGCTTCAGGCGACGGTGTTTATGCCCTCCCAGATGGCCATTACCTTAACCAATCGTTTAGACCAAATTCTGCTCCATCCGCTCTTCGGTTTACCGCTATTTTTTGCCGGTATGTTTGGTGTTTTTTGGCTAATTTGGCAGTTTGGTTTGCCGTCCCAGGATCTTATGGATCAGTTGACTGGCTGGCTACAAGCGACCTTCATTGCTCCTTTAGTCAAACCCTTACCAGAACTGATGCAGAGTTTTTTGGTGGATGGTTTATGGGGGGGAATTGCCACGATCGCCTCCTTTGTCCCCTTATTAGTTTTATTTTTCATGGTCATGGCCGTTTTGGAAGATAGTGGTTATCTATCGCGCTCGGCCTATTTAATGGATGCCTTTATGGCCCGTTTAGGGTTAGACGGTCGTAGTTTTGTGATGCACATGATGGGCTTTGGCTGTAATGTCCCTGCCCTGATGGGAACCCGTGTGATGCGCTCCCAAGCCTTGCGTTGGTTAACGATGCTGGTGATTCCCTTTTCTCTCTGTTCTGCCCGACTACAGGTTTTTGTTTTTATTCTGGCGGCTGTCTTACCTGGCACCCAGGGCGCGATCGCCTTATTTTCCCTCTATATTTTGAGTTTTGTCGCCGCCATTGTCACGGCCTTTTCCTTTCAGGGAGTCTTTAAAAATAGTGAACCCTTTGTCTTAGAATTACCCCCCTATCGCCTGCCCACTGCTCAACAGGTATTGTTGCGAGGTTGGGGAGAAGTTAAACAATTTTTAACCAGAGCATCGGGTTTTATTGCTTTTGGTTGTGTAGCCATCTGGACTATTACCCATATTCCACCCGGAGCGACAGGAATTCATACCTTAGGCGGCCAGATCGGAGAATTTTTACAACCCATTATGCGGCCAATTGGGATTGATCCCTATTTAACCCTAGCCTTGATTTTTGGCATTATTGCCAAAGAAGTGGTACTGGGTTCCCTCGCCGTTATTTATGGATTAAATGCAGAAGCCGTTAATCAGTATTTAACCGCTAATTTAACCTGGATACAAGCCTACAGTTTTTGTATTTTTTGTCTTCTTTATACGCCTTGTTTAACCACCTTTGTGACCATCCTCAATGAATCAAAGTCATGGCGATTCAGCTTGTTCTCCCTGGTTTTCTCCTTGGTCTTAGCTTGGATTTGTAGTTTCGTATTTTATCAAAGTGCCTTACTTCTATCCACTCTTTAA
- a CDS encoding cation:proton antiporter, producing the protein MNNSTLLLILLEIAIIIGLARLVGMLFFYFKQPQVMGEIVAGIMLGPSLLGWIAPNFFKTLFPPTTGVTFS; encoded by the coding sequence ATGAACAACAGTACACTGCTATTAATCCTGCTGGAAATTGCCATTATTATTGGTTTAGCTCGTCTAGTTGGGATGCTATTCTTCTACTTCAAACAGCCTCAGGTAATGGGGGAGATCGTGGCGGGGATTATGCTTGGCCCTTCCCTATTAGGTTGGATTGCGCCGAACTTTTTTAAAACGTTGTTTCCACCTACAACGGGTGTGACCTTTAGTTGA